From Populus trichocarpa isolate Nisqually-1 chromosome 19, P.trichocarpa_v4.1, whole genome shotgun sequence, a single genomic window includes:
- the LOC7459190 gene encoding WUSCHEL-related homeobox 11 isoform X2, producing the protein MEDNQGQDHNSQSNHGTERSEPVRSRWTPKPEQILILESIFNSGMVNPPKNETVRIRKLLEKFGSVGDANVFYWFQNRRSRSRRRQRQMQASLLAGYQTNNQRAYDSGGVIQYEGGGTSNGFANSPSSYLVGASSSCGVVGEDHGVESLFSFSNQMGFQEFEQTSGVTSIVCPSETSSLHYQTAGFITIFINGVPTEVPRVPLDVKAMFGQDVMLVHSSGVPVPTNEFGFLVQILHHGESYFLVSRTT; encoded by the exons ATGGAAGATAATCAAGGCCAAGACCATAACAGTCAAAGCAACCATGGAACTGAAAGAAGTGAGCCAGTGAGGTCAAGATGGACTCCAAAGCCAGAGCAAATATTGATACTTGAGTCCATCTTTAACAGTGGAATGGTAAATCCACCAAAAAATGAGACTGTGAGAATAAGGAAGCTTCTTGAAAAATTTGGCTCCGTTGGTGATGCAAATGTTTTCTACTGGTTCCAAAACCGACGATCAAGATCTCGCCGCCGGCAACGCCAGATGCAAGCTAGTCTTCTTGCAGGATATCAAACAAATAATCAACGGGCATACGATAGCGGTGGTGTAATTCAATACGAAGGTGGTGGCACTTCTAATGGGTTTGCAAATTCTCCATCTTCTTATCTTGTTGGTGCCTCTTCTTCTTGTGGAGTTGTTGGTGAAGATCATGGTGTAGAGagcttgttttctttctctaacCAGATGGGTTTTCAAGAATTCGAGCAAACCTCTGGTGTAACTTCAATTGTATGCCCATCAGAGACTTCAAGTTTGCATTACCAAACTGCTG GATTCATCACAATCTTCATCAATGGGGTTCCAACAGAAGTTCCTCGGGTGCCACTTGACGTGAAAGCAATGTTTGGTCAAGATGTAATGTTGGTGCATTCCTCTGGAGTGCCTGTTCCCACTAATGAATTTGGGTTCTTAGTGCAAATCTTGCATCATGGTGAAAGCTATTTCCTG GTTTCAAGAACAACCTAA
- the LOC7459190 gene encoding WUSCHEL-related homeobox 11 isoform X1 — translation MEDNQGQDHNSQSNHGTERSEPVRSRWTPKPEQILILESIFNSGMVNPPKNETVRIRKLLEKFGSVGDANVFYWFQNRRSRSRRRQRQMQASLLAGYQTNNQRAYDSGGVIQYEGGGTSNGFANSPSSYLVGASSSCGVVGEDHGVESLFSFSNQMGFQEFEQTSGVTSIVCPSETSSLHYQTAGFITIFINGVPTEVPRVPLDVKAMFGQDVMLVHSSGVPVPTNEFGFLVQILHHGESYFLVNISAV, via the exons ATGGAAGATAATCAAGGCCAAGACCATAACAGTCAAAGCAACCATGGAACTGAAAGAAGTGAGCCAGTGAGGTCAAGATGGACTCCAAAGCCAGAGCAAATATTGATACTTGAGTCCATCTTTAACAGTGGAATGGTAAATCCACCAAAAAATGAGACTGTGAGAATAAGGAAGCTTCTTGAAAAATTTGGCTCCGTTGGTGATGCAAATGTTTTCTACTGGTTCCAAAACCGACGATCAAGATCTCGCCGCCGGCAACGCCAGATGCAAGCTAGTCTTCTTGCAGGATATCAAACAAATAATCAACGGGCATACGATAGCGGTGGTGTAATTCAATACGAAGGTGGTGGCACTTCTAATGGGTTTGCAAATTCTCCATCTTCTTATCTTGTTGGTGCCTCTTCTTCTTGTGGAGTTGTTGGTGAAGATCATGGTGTAGAGagcttgttttctttctctaacCAGATGGGTTTTCAAGAATTCGAGCAAACCTCTGGTGTAACTTCAATTGTATGCCCATCAGAGACTTCAAGTTTGCATTACCAAACTGCTG GATTCATCACAATCTTCATCAATGGGGTTCCAACAGAAGTTCCTCGGGTGCCACTTGACGTGAAAGCAATGTTTGGTCAAGATGTAATGTTGGTGCATTCCTCTGGAGTGCCTGTTCCCACTAATGAATTTGGGTTCTTAGTGCAAATCTTGCATCATGGTGAAAGCTATTTCCTGGTAAACATCTCTGCAGTATAA